One genomic window of Ctenopharyngodon idella isolate HZGC_01 chromosome 18, HZGC01, whole genome shotgun sequence includes the following:
- the LOC127499591 gene encoding LOW QUALITY PROTEIN: extracellular calcium-sensing receptor-like (The sequence of the model RefSeq protein was modified relative to this genomic sequence to represent the inferred CDS: deleted 1 base in 1 codon), whose protein sequence is MYQDGDFIIGGLFEVQHLKVFPELSFRMKPEQPKCEEFYMSSFQQAQTMVFAIDEINKNPELLPNITLGYHLYDNCLKLVVAFRAATTLISGTEETFSNLNCTGPPPVIAIVGDPGSTHSIAVSSVLGLFRVPMISYYATCSCLSDRKKYPSFFRTIPSDAFQVRAMVQILKYFGWTWVGVLYSDDDYGIYAAQSFHQEMQRFGGCVAFSEIMPYDNHRDIQRIAAVIKGSTARVVVAFSTDLLPLMDELLLQNVTGRQWIASEAWSTSPVLHLPHFVPLVGGTLGIAIRRGEIKGLHEFLLHLQPDSDPRNNMVRIFWENMFGCKFENGSKDGEKMCTVQEDLNSTVNEYNDVSELRASYNVYKAVYALAHALHDLMQCEEGRGPFSENSCADITNLQPWQMVHYLQKVNFTTGFGDHVSFDENGDALAIYDVMNWHPSSDGSIVVRTVGVVDEGAATGKVLTLEEDAIYWNSETKKPPRSVCSESCPPGTRRATRKGLPVCCFDCLPCADGEISNTSVCPKEFWSNPEKNRCIPKAVEFLSYEDPLGISLTTASLLGTCFCALVMVIFAHHLNTPVVRANNSELSFLLLLALKLCFLCVLLFIGQPQLWTCQLRHAMFGISFVLCISSILVKTMVVIAVFKSSRPEGKSAMKWFGATQQRSTVVVLTAVQVVICAVWLSTDSPTPHKNILYIRSKIVYECAFGSVTGFAILLSYIGLLAAVSFLLAFLARNLPDNFNEAKFITFSMLIFCAVWIAFVPAYVSSPGKYAVAVEIFAILASSFGLLVAIFAPKCYIIILHPERNTKKAIMRRTDKMAAPPVSSDKMAAPPVSLDKMAATPEPSAIMAATPEPPAITNTTAESPALTGASPESSAVMDATSVFVVFMNAAY, encoded by the exons ATGTACCAGGATGGAGACTTTATCATTGGCGGCTTGTTTGAGGTTCAGCACCTCAAAGTCTTCCCAGAACTGAGTTTCAGAATGAAGCCAGAACAGCCCAAGTGTGAGGA aTTTTATATGTCAAGTTTCCAGCAGGCACAGACCATGGTTTTTGCTATAGATGAGATCAACAAGAATCCAGAACTGCTGCCTAACATCACTCTTGGTTACCATCTTTATGACAACTGTTTGAAGCTCGTAGTAGCATTCAGGGCTGCTACAACTCTTATAAGTGGGACAGAGGAGACATTTTCAAACCTCAATTGCACTGGCCCACCACCAGTAATTGCTATTGTTGGTGATCCTGGGTCAACTCACTCTATTGCAGTTTCTAGTGTACTGGGTCTGTTTCGTGTTCCTATG ATTAGCTACTACGCCACCTGCTCCTGTTTGAGTGACAGGAAAAAGTAC CCTTCTTTCTTCAGAACAATCCCCAGTGATGCCTTCCAGGTGCGGGCTATGGTtcagatcttaaaatattttggaTGGACCTGGGTTGGTGTTCTCTATAGTGACGATGACTATGGTATCTATGCTGCCCAGTCCTTCCACCAGGAAATGCAGCGGTTTGGAGGTTGTGTGGCTTTTTCTGAAATAATGCCCTATGATAATCACAGGGACATTCAGCGCATAGCGGCAGTGATTAAGGGCTCTACAGCCAGAGTAGTGGTGGCATTCTCAACTGATCTGTTACCCCTGATGGATGAGTTGTTACTGCAAAATGTGACAGGCAGGCAGTGGATTGCAAGTGAGGCTTGGAGCACCTCACCTGTGCTCCACCTTCCACATTTTGTACCCCTCGTTGGAGGCACGCTGGGTATCGCCATCCGTCGAGGAGAGATCAAGGGACTTCATGAATTTCTGCTACACCTTCAGCCTGACAGTGATCCAAGAAATAATATGGTGAGAATCTTCTGGGAGAACATGTTTGGGTGCAAATTTGAGAATGGAAGCAAAGATGGAGAAAAAATGTGTACAGTCCAAGAAGATCTGAACAGCACAGTTAATGAATATAATGATGTATCAGAGCTGAGGGCCTCTTATAATGTGTATAAGGCAGTTTATGCCCTGGCACATGCGCTTCATGACCTGATGCAGTGTGAGGAGGGGAGAGGACCATTCAGTGAGAACAGCTGTGCTGACATAACCAACCTACAGCCGTGGCAG ATGGTCCACTACCTACAGAAAGTGAACTTCACCACAGGCTTTGGGGATCATGTGTCATTTGATGAGAATGGAGATGCTTTGGCCATATATGATGTGATGAACTGGCACCCAAGTTCTGATGGGTCGATTGTTGTTCGCACAGTTGGTGTGGTAGATGAAGGGGCAGCAACAGGGAAGGTGCTTACACTGGAGGAGGATGCAATATACTGGAACTCTGAgacaaaaaaa cCTCCACGTTCTGTTTGCAGTGAGAGCTGCCCCCCAGGAACCAGACGAGCAACAAGGAAGGGTCTTCCTGTCTGCTGTTTTGACTGCCTGCCATGTGCAGATGGAGAGATTTCCAATACATCAG TGTGTCCAAAAGAATTCTGGTCCAATCCAGAAAAGAATCGCTGTATCCCCAAAGCAGTAGAGTTTCTGTCCTATGAGGATCCTCTCGGCATCTCTCTGACCACTGCTTCCCTGCTTGGCACCTGCTTCTGTGCTCTCGTGATGGTCATCTTTGCTCATCATCTTAATACTCCTGTGGTACGCGCCAACAATTCAGAGCTCAgctttctgctgctgttggCACTCAAACTGTGTTTCCTGTGTGTGCTGCTGTTCATTGGCCAGCCACAATTGTGGACGTGTCAATTAAGACATGCCATGTTTGGTATTAGTTTTGTCCTGTGCATCTCCAGCATCCTGGTTAAGACGATGGTGGTAATAGCTGTATTCAAGTCATCTCGACCTGAGGGTAAAAGTGCTATGAAATGGTTTGGAGCAACTCAACAAAGAAGCACAGTAGTGGTCCTCACTGCAGTCCAAGTCGTGATATGTGCAGTGTGGCTCTCAACTGATTCTCCAACACCCCATAAAAACATCCTGTATATCAGGTCTAAAATAGTATATGAATGTGCTTTTGGCTCAGTGACTGGGTTTGCCATTCTCCTGAGTTATATTGGACTCCTGGCAGCAGTAAGCTTTCTGTTAGCTTTTCTAGCAAGGAATCTCCCAGATAACTTTAATGAAGCTAAATTCATTACCTTTAGTATGTTGATCTTCTGTGCTGTGTGGATTGCGTTTGTTCCAGCATATGTGAGCTCACCAGGGAAATATGCAGTGGCTGTGGAGATATTTGCCATTTTAGCTTCTAGTTTTGGATTACTTGTGGCAATATTTGCCCCAAAGTGCTATATCATTATATTACATCCAGAGAGAAACACTAAAAAAGCCATCATGCGAAGAACtg ACAAGATGGCTGCTCCGCCTGTGTCTtcagacaagatggccgctccgCCTGTGTCTTTGGACAaaatggctgccacgcctgaacCTTCAGCCATCATGGCCGCCACGCCAGAGCCTCCAGCCATCACGAACACTACGGCGGAGTCTCCAGCCTTAACGGGTGCCTCGCCAGAGTCTTCAGCTGTCATGGATGCCACATCTGTGTTCGTGGTCTTCATGAACGCTGCATATTAA